The Bifidobacterium coryneforme genome segment GAAGAGGTTCTCGCCGTACTCCTCCCAGCGATGGGTGGCCTCGTACGGCTCTCGCGGCAGGAGGGCCGGGAAGTGGACCTCCTGTGCCCCGATTCCATTGATCTCCTCACGGACAACATCCTGGACCTTTTCGAGCACCTTCAGTCCCAAGGGGAGCCAGGTGAAGATGCCGGGCGCGACCTTGCGCACGTATCCCGCCCTCTGCAGGAGTTTGGCCGAGTCCACATCGGCATCGGCGGGGTCCTCGCGAAGGGTCCTCAGGAACAGTGTTGACATGCGCATGGCTTTGGTTTTCATATCCTCAAAGATATTCGCGCAAAGGGACATACCCCTTCGAATATAAGCCTCATCTGCACAGCAACCCGGAACAACTCCGCATTCCCGCCCACCCTTGAATCAGGAAAGCTGCGGCATCGGGTCAGAAGAGCTGGTCCTGGGAGAACTCATCCTCAGGAGCCTGACCGACCGCCCGCTTGGTGAAGGACCGGGCACCCTCATCCTCCAGCCGGGCACAGGCGGCCTTGGAATTGGCTCTGAGGTCCGCGTCCAGGACAACGGCATCCGGTGAAACCAGGAAGGCGTGTTCATTGATGCCAGCCAGGTATAACCCATCCAGACCCTCCACACGAGAGAGCGCCACATACCCCATACCGGGGGCGAAAGTGCGTCTGAGGTCCATGACTGCCCGGTCAAGGGTCATACCCTGGGACTTGTGGATGGTGATTCCCCAGGCGCACCTCAGGGGAACCTGGTTGACGGCGGCCAGAACCGTGTCCCCGTCCATGGTCTCCCAAGCCGCCGGCTTCATCGTGACTTCGTTCCCGTTCTGGAAGGACACAATCGGCCAGCCCCCCTTGGCCTGGCTGGTGAACCCCTTTACCGTGCCTATCGAACCATTGACATACTGATGATCCTGGTCATTGCGCAGGGCCATGACCGCAGCTCCGGTCTTCAGCGTCAGGTCATCCGGGGCCAACATATTCTTCTTCAACCGCTCGACCAGCTTGGTTTCACCCCGCGATGTGGCCTCGTAGTGATGGGCCTCCTCGCCTATGGCCGCCAGACGCTGATCGTTGAGGGCATCGGCCTGCCTGTTGACAGGGAAGAGATGCACCGCCACCGTGCCTGGCGCCGGTACTGCACCCACCCGTGTGGCAAGGACATCATGGTCCTCCTGGGTGACCCCGCCCTCCCTGATGTCGGTCAGCACGGTCAGCAACTGCCCATCATCCTGACGGTGCTGTTCCGTCAGATAGCAAACGACCGGATCAAGGTCGTTCCAGACCAGGGATTCCGTGACGAACCCCTCCGGGTCCTTACCCGTCTGGGCGTAACGCTCCCGCGATACCTGGAATTCAGGCCCGGGAATCATTCCACCCACATGGTTGGGCCGGGTCACCGGCGGCAATTGGAAGAAGTCCCCTGAAAGAACCACCTGGATTCCCCCGAATGGTTCGGGGCTGTGGCGAACGGCCCTACAGGCCTGGTCCACCATGTCAAAAAGCCAGGCGTGCATCATGGAGACCTCGTCGATGACCAGGATGTCGGTTCCTTCGATCTGCCGACCGCGCCGGGTCTTGATGCGGCGCAACAGAGACTCCGTCATGGAGGTGGAGATGCCCACCCCGCTCCAGGAGTGGATGGTCTGACCATTGATGTGGGTGGCCGCTATGCCCGTCGAGGCGGTCACGGATACGGCCGCCCCGTTCTTGCGGGCCTGGCTGACGAACTCGTTCAGAACATAGGTCTTGCCCGCCCCGGGGGCACCGGTGAGGAAGACGTTGGCCCCCGCGTTCAATATGGTCAGGGCTTCGGATTGCTGCATGTCTCCATGGTGCCACGCCTGAGGTACATGGGTCGTACCCGGACTCGGACAGAACTGTGGTCAGTAGTCGGTCTTCTCGGGACTGCCAGCGTCCTCGATCGGGTTGCCGGACTCTTCGTAATGCCGGAGCAGGCTGGTCCGCTCGATCTCCGCCGCGCCGTCCTTGGACCGGGCTGCATCCGGGCCGGGAGCGGGTGTGAAGAACATGGAACGGTAGTACCGCAACTCGTCCATGGACTCGATGATGTCGGCCAGGGCCCTGTGACCACCGTGTTTGGCCGGCTTGTTCTTGTAGACATCGGGATACCAGCGGCGCGACAACTCCTTCAAGGTACTGACGTCGATGACCCTGTAGTGCAGCAACCCCATCAGGTCGGGCATGTACCGGTCTAGGAACTTCTTGTCGGAGCCTACCGAGTTCCCCGCCAGATGGGCCTTGCCGTGCTCGGGAAGGAAGGGGGTGATGTACTCGATGACCTGGCGCTGGGCCTCGTCCAGGGTCAGACCGGTCTTCATCTCCTCGATCAGCCCGGAAGAGGTGTGCATGTGTCTGACGAAGTCATCCATATGGTCCAGGGCCGACTGGGAGGGCTTGATGACCAGGTCGATGCCCTTGTCCAGGACTTTCATGTTGAAGTCGGTGGGAACCACGGAGACCTCGCACAGCTCGTCATGGAAGATATCCAGACCGGTCATCTCGCAATCAATCCAGATCATGCGGGATTCCTCGGCACTGAAGGTCAGATCATTCTTGTCGCTCATCTGCTCACCTTTCAGACCCGGATGGCATCCCGGGTCACTCCTTCCGCCGCCTTGGACGGAACATTTCAAGATACCGCCAGGACATGACCGGAAACGGATTTCCTGCGGCGATTCCATTTTTCCCGGCAATACCTACGCGTCACGGAATCCGCAACGCCGGAAATCGACCAGATGGATGCACGGTTATGCAAAACGGCGCAGGACCACCTAAGGTCCTGCGCCGTTCATCTCCGGAGTGGAAATGCGTCACTCAGTCATGAAAGCCGGAGTAGTTCGGGGCTTCCTTGGTCATGACGATGTCGTGGGGATGGGACTCGCGCAGACCCGCGTCGGTGATGCGGATGAAGCGGCCCTTCTCCTGAAGCTCGGCAATCGTGCGCGCACCCGTGTAGAACATGGTCTGATGGAGTCCGCCCACCAGCTCGTACAGCACGTAGTTGAGCGGCCCGCGGTAGGGAACCTCTCCCTCTACGCCCTCGGGAACCACCTTGTCGTTGCTGGTCACATCGGCCTGGAAATAGCGGTCCTTCGAATAGGACTTCTTGCCACGAGGAGCCATGGCACCCAGCGAGCCCATGCCGCGATAGACCTTGTACTGCTTGCCTCGCAGGAGGACTTTCTCACCCGGGGCCTCTTCGGTACCGGCCAGGAGACCACCCAGCATGACCGTATCGGCACCGGCCACGATGGCCTTGGCTATGTCGCCGGAGTAGTGGATACCACCATCCGCCACCAGGGGGACACCGGCGGCCTTGCAGGCCTGGGCAGCGTCGTAGACGGCGGTGAGCTGGGGCACACCAACACCCGCCACCACGCGGGTGGTGCAGATGGAACCGGGGCCCACACCGACCTTGACCGCATCCACTCCGGCATCGATGAGAGCCTGGGCGCCCTCCTTGGTGGCGATGTTGCCACCGATGATGTCGACATGGTCGAAGGCGTGATCGGACCTGATCCGGCGAATCATGTCCAGCATGAGCTTGGCGTGGCCGTGGGCGGTATCGACCACGAGCACATCCACTCCCGCATCGGTCAAAGCGGTGATACGCTGCCAGGCGTCTCCGAAGAATCCGACCGCTGCGGCCACCCTCAGGCGACCTTGCTCATCCTTGGTGGCCTGCGGATACTGCTCGGTCTTGACGAAGTCCTTGACGGTAATCAGGCCCGCAAGTTTGCCCTGTCCATCCACCAGGGGGAGCTTCTCCACCTTGTACTTGGCCAGGAGGGCGTGGGCATCTTCCTTGGTGATGTCGGCCGGTCCGGTAACCAGGTGATCCTTGGTCATGACGTCGCTGACCTTGAGCCTGTCGAAATCAGCAGGATTGACGAAACGCATGTCACGGTTGGTGATGATGCCGACCAGACGCTGTTCACGGTCGACGACCGGGAGGCCCGACACCTTATAGACCGAGCAGAGCTTGTCCAAATCGGCCAGGGTGGCATCAGGGGTGACGGTCAGAGGATCTGAGATCATGCCGGATTCGGACCGCTTGACGATATCCACCTGGCTGGCCTGATCCTCGATACTCAGGTTGCGGTGGAGGACGCCGATACCGCCGTTCCGGGCCATGGCTACGGCCATGGTGGCTTCGGTGACGGTGTCCATGGCCGCGGAGAGCACCGGGGACTTCATGGTGATGTTCCTGGTGAGGTGGGTGGTGGTATCCACCTCGGAGGGAACCACATCGGATTCGTTGGGCAACAGAAGCACGTCGTCGTAAGCGAGTCCGAGCTTTTGGAACATCGGGGGAAGTGGCGAGTATGGGGCAGAGTCGATATTTGAATTATCTAAGGCCATGTCGTTATTCTACAGACCCTGGTTGACCGGGAATACTCAGTCTTCCCGGTCCGAATCATCATGACGAACAAGGTCCCCGGCATGACCGGCCCCTTGCGCCTTGAGGCGGGCGTTTTCCTGCCGGATTTCAGGAATGCGCCTGCGGTAATAGGGATACAGGGTGGCAAAGGTCAGAATGAGTGTGGCAATCAGGAAGCCTATGCCCACATAGAGCGGACGATAGAAGAGGATGAAGAGGGACCCGAACGATATCAGTGCCGCCCAGCCCCAGAGAATCAGGACGGCGGAGCGGACGGAATGACCGATGCGCAGCATCCTGTGGTGAAGGTGCATCCGGTCGGGATGCATGGGCGACTGACCGTGACTGAGTCTGCGGACAATGGCCAGGCACATATCGAGCACCGGCAGGAAGAGGACCAGGATGGGCAGGAGGATGGGCATGAAGGCCGGCAGATAGATGCTGGTATGGATGGTGGCTGGATCCAGACGACCGGTGACCACGATGGAGGCGCAGGTGATCAGGTATCCCAGAAGCATGGACCCCGAGTCTCCCATGAAAAGCTTGGCGGGGTGCCAATTGTGGAGGAGGAATCCCACGCAGGTCCCCACCATGGCAACATCGATCAGGGTGGCCAGGGAGGCATAGTCCGGCGAGATACGGGCGATGATGTAAGAGTAGATGGCGAAGGCGATGCCACCGATGGCCACAATCCCCGCCGCCAGGCCGTCCAGACCGTCCACGAAATTCACGGCATTGATGGAGGCCACAATCAGGAAGGCCGTGATGGCCATGGAAAGGCTGGGCGAGGCTGCCACCAGGGAGCCCAGCGGAAGGGAGATGATCTGCACCCCTCCCCAGGAGACGAATACCGATATGAGCAGCTGACCAGCCAGCTTCAGCATCCAGTCCAGGTCCCATAGATCATCGGCCATGCCCAGCAGGCAGATGGCTACGGCCCCGCCGAGGATGACCCAGGCCTGGTGGCCGGTCTGGAAGAGACCCGTAATGAACGGTATTCGCGAGGCAAAGAACATGGCGACGGCAAACCCGATCAGCATGCCCAGGCCACCCAATCTGGGTGTCGGAACCGTATGCACATCGCGAGCGCGGACCTCCCCCACCGCTCCGATACGGATGGCGATGTGCCGAACCATGGGCATGACCAGCCAGGTGGCCCCGCCAGCGATTGCAGCGATGAACAGATAGACCCTCATGCCCGACCGCCTTCCGCAGCGACTTCCCTGATGACCTTGCGCAGGGCCGCCTGGTCAATCACTCCCTGACGAAGGATGCGTATGCCCTCGGGATCGTCGGCATCCGCCTCAACGACCGTGCTGGCCACCGAACCGGGGGTCGGCCCACCATCCAGGTAGCACGCAACCGAGTCCCCCAACTGTTCGCGGGCCTCTTCAGCGGTGCGGACACTGGGGTTGCCGGACCTGTTGGCGCTGGAAGCGGCCAGGGGCCCGGTCATCCCAAGGAGGGAGCGGCACACGTCGGAATCAGGCACCCTTACGGCCTGTGTCCTGCAATCCGATTCCTGGCGGGGGGTGCAGAGCCCACACCCCTCCCCGACCAGGCAAATCGGCGAAAATGGACCAGGCAGAAAGCGGTCGGCCAG includes the following:
- a CDS encoding PIF1 family DEAD/DEAH box helicase, with protein sequence MQQSEALTILNAGANVFLTGAPGAGKTYVLNEFVSQARKNGAAVSVTASTGIAATHINGQTIHSWSGVGISTSMTESLLRRIKTRRGRQIEGTDILVIDEVSMMHAWLFDMVDQACRAVRHSPEPFGGIQVVLSGDFFQLPPVTRPNHVGGMIPGPEFQVSRERYAQTGKDPEGFVTESLVWNDLDPVVCYLTEQHRQDDGQLLTVLTDIREGGVTQEDHDVLATRVGAVPAPGTVAVHLFPVNRQADALNDQRLAAIGEEAHHYEATSRGETKLVERLKKNMLAPDDLTLKTGAAVMALRNDQDHQYVNGSIGTVKGFTSQAKGGWPIVSFQNGNEVTMKPAAWETMDGDTVLAAVNQVPLRCAWGITIHKSQGMTLDRAVMDLRRTFAPGMGYVALSRVEGLDGLYLAGINEHAFLVSPDAVVLDADLRANSKAACARLEDEGARSFTKRAVGQAPEDEFSQDQLF
- the orn gene encoding oligoribonuclease translates to MSDKNDLTFSAEESRMIWIDCEMTGLDIFHDELCEVSVVPTDFNMKVLDKGIDLVIKPSQSALDHMDDFVRHMHTSSGLIEEMKTGLTLDEAQRQVIEYITPFLPEHGKAHLAGNSVGSDKKFLDRYMPDLMGLLHYRVIDVSTLKELSRRWYPDVYKNKPAKHGGHRALADIIESMDELRYYRSMFFTPAPGPDAARSKDGAAEIERTSLLRHYEESGNPIEDAGSPEKTDY
- the guaB gene encoding IMP dehydrogenase, producing MALDNSNIDSAPYSPLPPMFQKLGLAYDDVLLLPNESDVVPSEVDTTTHLTRNITMKSPVLSAAMDTVTEATMAVAMARNGGIGVLHRNLSIEDQASQVDIVKRSESGMISDPLTVTPDATLADLDKLCSVYKVSGLPVVDREQRLVGIITNRDMRFVNPADFDRLKVSDVMTKDHLVTGPADITKEDAHALLAKYKVEKLPLVDGQGKLAGLITVKDFVKTEQYPQATKDEQGRLRVAAAVGFFGDAWQRITALTDAGVDVLVVDTAHGHAKLMLDMIRRIRSDHAFDHVDIIGGNIATKEGAQALIDAGVDAVKVGVGPGSICTTRVVAGVGVPQLTAVYDAAQACKAAGVPLVADGGIHYSGDIAKAIVAGADTVMLGGLLAGTEEAPGEKVLLRGKQYKVYRGMGSLGAMAPRGKKSYSKDRYFQADVTSNDKVVPEGVEGEVPYRGPLNYVLYELVGGLHQTMFYTGARTIAELQEKGRFIRITDAGLRESHPHDIVMTKEAPNYSGFHD
- a CDS encoding MraY family glycosyltransferase: MRVYLFIAAIAGGATWLVMPMVRHIAIRIGAVGEVRARDVHTVPTPRLGGLGMLIGFAVAMFFASRIPFITGLFQTGHQAWVILGGAVAICLLGMADDLWDLDWMLKLAGQLLISVFVSWGGVQIISLPLGSLVAASPSLSMAITAFLIVASINAVNFVDGLDGLAAGIVAIGGIAFAIYSYIIARISPDYASLATLIDVAMVGTCVGFLLHNWHPAKLFMGDSGSMLLGYLITCASIVVTGRLDPATIHTSIYLPAFMPILLPILVLFLPVLDMCLAIVRRLSHGQSPMHPDRMHLHHRMLRIGHSVRSAVLILWGWAALISFGSLFILFYRPLYVGIGFLIATLILTFATLYPYYRRRIPEIRQENARLKAQGAGHAGDLVRHDDSDRED
- a CDS encoding L-threonylcarbamoyladenylate synthase, yielding MSQVLDCSHDSLLRLAEVIGRGELAVVPTDTVYGIVCDPCNDQAIARLFAAKQRARTKSIQVLLDSVEAIPALKLSLPSPLDILADRFLPGPFSPICLVGEGCGLCTPRQESDCRTQAVRVPDSDVCRSLLGMTGPLAASSANRSGNPSVRTAEEAREQLGDSVACYLDGGPTPGSVASTVVEADADDPEGIRILRQGVIDQAALRKVIREVAAEGGRA